The genomic stretch TCGGCGTCTTCGCCTCCTTTTATTTTTGGTATTGGTTTAGCCGCGTCTGCGGTCACGGGAGAGGTACAGCCTAACATACGGGTTTTGGGTAAATCTCTTCAAAGGGGCCGCAGGCGAAAGCCGGCGGCCCCTTTGTCTTGACGAGCCCCCGGTGCCTGCGGTCCGCAACCTAACGGAGTAGTGCCATGCACATCGGGAAAGCGATTCGACTTGAGCGGATTTTCAACCGCGACACGGGCAGGACCATCGTGGTGCCCATGGATCACGGCATGACCGTCGGACCCATCGAGGGCATCGAGGACATGCGCGAGGCCGTGAGCAGGATCGTGGAAGGCGGGGCCAACGCCGTGCTCGAACACAAGGGCAACGTCCGCTGCGGCCACCGGGCCAAGGGCCGCGACATCGGCCTGATCGTTCATCTTTCCGCCTCCACCTGCATGTCTCCCCGTCCCAACTACAAGGGCCTCGTGGCCTCTGTCGAAGACGCCATCTGCCTCGGCGCGGACGCGGTCAGCGTGCATCTCAACCTCGGCGACGACAACGAGACGGACATGCTGCGCGACGTGGGCCGGGTGGCCACGGAGTGCAACCGCTGGGGCATGCCCATGCTGGCCATGGTCTACGCGCGCGGCCCCAAGGTCGGCAACGAGTACGATCCAAAGGTCGTGGCCCATTGCGCCCGCGTGGGCACCGAGCTCGGCGCGGACGTGGTCAAGGTCAACTACACGGGCGACCCCGAAACCTTCTCCAAGGTCACGGACGCCTGCTGCGTGCCCGTGGTCATCGCGGGCGGACCCAAGATGAACAGCACGCGCGAATTTTTGCAGATGGTGCACGACTCCCTGACCGCAGGCGGCGCGGGCCTTTCCGTGGGGCGCAACGTCTTCCAGCACGCCGAGGTGGTCCGGCTGGTCCAGGCCCTGTCCAAGGTGGTCCACGAGGATCTGGATGTGGACGATGCCCTTGCCCTGGTCGAAAAATAGCTCCGCGAGTACAATGCAATGAAAAAGATCATCTTCAAGGCCATTCCCTTTGACAAGCATCTGCTGACGCTGGCGCTGGAATCCGGCGTGGACGCGGTCATGGTCGAGCCGGACCGCGTGGACGACGTGCTCGCGCTGGGCCGGGTCCAGGTCGTGACCGAAACCGAGATGCCGACCCAGGCCGTCAACGAAAAGGCGGACGAGGAAGAGGCCGTGCGGCGCATGTGCGCCGGGGAAAATATCGTTCTCGCCGAGGGCTGGGAGATCATCCCCCTGGAAAACATCCTGGCCCAGGTGGCGGAC from Paucidesulfovibrio longus DSM 6739 encodes the following:
- a CDS encoding 2-amino-3,7-dideoxy-D-threo-hept-6-ulosonate synthase, producing MHIGKAIRLERIFNRDTGRTIVVPMDHGMTVGPIEGIEDMREAVSRIVEGGANAVLEHKGNVRCGHRAKGRDIGLIVHLSASTCMSPRPNYKGLVASVEDAICLGADAVSVHLNLGDDNETDMLRDVGRVATECNRWGMPMLAMVYARGPKVGNEYDPKVVAHCARVGTELGADVVKVNYTGDPETFSKVTDACCVPVVIAGGPKMNSTREFLQMVHDSLTAGGAGLSVGRNVFQHAEVVRLVQALSKVVHEDLDVDDALALVEK